Proteins co-encoded in one Lucilia cuprina isolate Lc7/37 chromosome X, ASM2204524v1, whole genome shotgun sequence genomic window:
- the LOC111687915 gene encoding succinyl-CoA:3-ketoacid-coenzyme A transferase, mitochondrial-like isoform X3: MQCTIYTMVPLKSRQFGKMIVSYVGENAELVNQYLSRELAVELTQQGTLAEKIRAAVAGVPAFFIPTGYGTLIQTAGAPIKYCNDGKVEIASKPKPVQEFNGRNYVMEEAMFADFAIVKAQKADPYGNLGCP, translated from the exons ATGCAGTGCACGATTTACACGATGGTGCCTTTGAAGTCTCGCCAATTTGGTAAGATGATTGTCTCGTATGTAGGTGAAAATGCTGAATTGGTCAACCAATATTTATCCCGTGAATTGGCTGTAGAATTGACACAACAAGGTACATTAGCTGAAAAAATTAGAGCCGCTGTTGCTGGTGTACCCGCCTTCTTTATACCCACCGGTTATGGTACTCTTATCCAAACAGCTGGAGCTCCAATTAAATACTGCAATGATGGTAAAGTTGAAATTGCTAGCAAACCAAAACCAGTACAAGAATTTAATGGCAGAAACTATGTCATGGAGGAGGCTATGTTTGCTGATTTTGCTATTGTCAAGGCTCAAAAGGCTGATCCCTATGGCAATTTGG GCTGCCCGTAA
- the LOC111687915 gene encoding succinyl-CoA:3-ketoacid-coenzyme A transferase, mitochondrial-like isoform X2, with protein sequence MQCTIYTMVPLKSRQFELTQQGTLAEKIRAAVAGVPAFFIPTGYGTLIQTAGAPIKYCNDGKVEIASKPKPVQEFNGRNYVMEEAMFADFAIVKAQKADPYGNLVFNKAARNFNAAMCRAAKVTIVEVEEIVPIGAIDPHEIHIPDIYCLCQQHIQQCFQS encoded by the exons ATGCAGTGCACGATTTACACGATGGTGCCTTTGAAGTCTCGCCAATTTG AATTGACACAACAAGGTACATTAGCTGAAAAAATTAGAGCCGCTGTTGCTGGTGTACCCGCCTTCTTTATACCCACCGGTTATGGTACTCTTATCCAAACAGCTGGAGCTCCAATTAAATACTGCAATGATGGTAAAGTTGAAATTGCTAGCAAACCAAAACCAGTACAAGAATTTAATGGCAGAAACTATGTCATGGAGGAGGCTATGTTTGCTGATTTTGCTATTGTCAAGGCTCAAAAGGCTGATCCCTATGGCAATTTGG TTTTCAATAAGGCTGCCCGTAACTTCAATGCCGCTATGTGCCGTGCTGCTAAAGTCACCATTGTTGAGGTCGAAGAAATTGTGCCCATAGGTGCTATTGATCCCCATGAAATCCATATTCCTGACATCTATTGTTTATGTCAACAACATATCCAACAATGTTTTCAATCCTAA
- the LOC111687915 gene encoding succinyl-CoA:3-ketoacid-coenzyme A transferase, mitochondrial-like isoform X1, whose translation MQCTIYTMVPLKSRQFGKMIVSYVGENAELVNQYLSRELAVELTQQGTLAEKIRAAVAGVPAFFIPTGYGTLIQTAGAPIKYCNDGKVEIASKPKPVQEFNGRNYVMEEAMFADFAIVKAQKADPYGNLVFNKAARNFNAAMCRAAKVTIVEVEEIVPIGAIDPHEIHIPDIYCLCQQHIQQCFQS comes from the exons ATGCAGTGCACGATTTACACGATGGTGCCTTTGAAGTCTCGCCAATTTGGTAAGATGATTGTCTCGTATGTAGGTGAAAATGCTGAATTGGTCAACCAATATTTATCCCGTGAATTGGCTGTAGAATTGACACAACAAGGTACATTAGCTGAAAAAATTAGAGCCGCTGTTGCTGGTGTACCCGCCTTCTTTATACCCACCGGTTATGGTACTCTTATCCAAACAGCTGGAGCTCCAATTAAATACTGCAATGATGGTAAAGTTGAAATTGCTAGCAAACCAAAACCAGTACAAGAATTTAATGGCAGAAACTATGTCATGGAGGAGGCTATGTTTGCTGATTTTGCTATTGTCAAGGCTCAAAAGGCTGATCCCTATGGCAATTTGG TTTTCAATAAGGCTGCCCGTAACTTCAATGCCGCTATGTGCCGTGCTGCTAAAGTCACCATTGTTGAGGTCGAAGAAATTGTGCCCATAGGTGCTATTGATCCCCATGAAATCCATATTCCTGACATCTATTGTTTATGTCAACAACATATCCAACAATGTTTTCAATCCTAA